In Cicer arietinum cultivar CDC Frontier isolate Library 1 chromosome 7, Cicar.CDCFrontier_v2.0, whole genome shotgun sequence, the genomic window ATTACCttattgaaattaaatgaaaggcaaaataattaagaaaaatgtgATGCTTCGttcttttagtttaaaattaaagAGTAAAATGATAATGGATTGAAAACTTATTTTGCTTCTGGTAAAAAGAAAATGGGGAAGGCCATTAAAGCCTTTAGACCTCTatgaaaatcataatttttattttatcaaaaaatctcaaaaaacaaaaatttatttaataaaaaatctcagattttgatatttttaaaattaaaatatataatttttttaaaatgaaatattatctcaaaaatattaaatcaattaaaaaaaattatataatatcaattatattaattaatttagtaatatcatattaaaatttaaaaaattcactttATATTTAATCGCTTTAAGTTTTTATATGTATTGTATATGTGGGTCGGTCCGAAAAATGAAATGTCTCACATTTTGAGTAAATTGCAGTGACAGGTAGTCAGTCCATGCATAATCATCGGACCAGTTTTTGTTCCTCTTCATTTCCATGTTTTCTTCCTGAAATACCaacaatcaaatataaaaattaaattaattactttatgaCTTTCATTAACAATATTTGCTGTTGAAGTTTTGGAATCCAATCAACacaattgtaaaaaaatgtaaaacatTTGCTAAAATGTTACTAGTAGTGTCTAGGAATATGTATAAAATGATATTGCTAGAATGTGTAGTCACTCAAAATCATCTCCGCTCTCAAATGGACGGAAGTGGGAGAATGACCAAAATTCAACTAAAAAGACAAAAGTGCCCCTGATTTCATGatttatgaatttaaaaatataaatgacacTCCCTCCACGAAAGCTTTCATGAAACCAGCGATGTTGCACTAGGAAGACaaggaaggagaagaagaaagtAAAGTAAGTAAATAGCATGAGGAAAAGGTTATAAAGGTAATAAAGTGAGTAAATGGGAGTGGAGTTGGAAAAGCGAGAAGCAGAGAATAATTAAATTGGTAGTCGTACGGTAAGGAAACATACACCCCCCATAATAAATCATTCAATTACTCATCTCATAATTAGggcttaaaatataaataatactaatttcaaaattattttttgtcatcTTGTGGGGACAAGAGCTCCCTTTGATTCTCCAAAGTAAAAAGGGGACGACATAATATTTGCATGgatgataaaattgaatatgaaTGTAAACAAAGTAACATACCAGTAATTTGGATAGAACAAGAGGATAGTCACTAAGAAACTTCACAGCCATAGTCATAGCCGTAGGAAGAGTCTCTTCCCCAGGAATCATCATCTCAATTATGTTTTCACTCATATTTTTCCACGATATTGTGTTGGACTCATCATCTTTATAATCCTTTAAGAGGACATCCACTATGTCATTTGCCTCATTAATATTCTTATGATTATGATTTCTTTCCTCTATTATCCTTTGCACTATCTTCATCATTCTTTCTTTAGCCTACACCCACAATCAAATTGcatctaattttattatttattggtaCTATTTAACAACTTACcaacaaaaacaatatataaataattattattacctTTAAGGATTTATATAATCTTGTTCCAGGAAACTTAAAGGGCAAGCAAATCAACCCTTTGATAAACTCTTCAAATTCACTCTTCAACATACATAAATCTTCACCGGGATCAATGCTCATCAGAACTTTCACCAAAATAGTAAATGTAATCTGATGTATATATCCAaggtaaaaacaaaattaattttattggtgTAATTATtgggaaaaaacaaaaaaatatcaaaagtaACATTTTAAGTTACTTAATATGATTAAatgttacttttaattttttgtatcaGGTTAAATATTACTTAATAtgataacttttaaattttatattaagtaatgtttaaattttcaatgaaattatgaaacattaaattaaaaattatcataaaaagaataattttttaatataatattaaggTAAACTTTAATGTAAAGTTGATGAAATAAAGACGTGTACGGCGCAGAAAGGAAGAAAGTCAGCCGGATAAAAAGATTTTCTAATACCCTCAAAAGAGGTGTGGGGAAGTGTTgggaaaaaacaaaaatgaataaaaaaggTTATAGAAAATAAGAAAGGGGGAAAAGGACATCGTCATCGAGAGCTCAAAAAAATAGAAAGTCAAAAAGGAAACGCAATTAAGAAAGTGAtttgaaatagaaaaatgtatataaaatgatatataaattaaaaaataatgacaaaaGTAATACTAACATGAAAATAGTAATAGGATTAAGgatatttgaattgagaaaattaaaactttattttttaaatatataatatattgttgagaattttttcttttattattagattttttcaatttttaatgatattaattatttatttatgtttatatccTTAATtgatttacatattttttatttaatcaaccATAAATACTACCCTTCTGtcacaaatataattaaaagttaaaatatacttctataaaataaattataaacaaaaaataatagttaaaatattgatgtatctaatcttaatttaaaattaaacacattaattttttaatcatttattttatttatacttcaTTCTAGatacaatattttattcaaCATTTGAATCATATAAACTTTgacttttgtttatatatatatatatgatcagaataaatatagtaaaaatattattcactaattctcattttaaaaaataaaattataaaaataatatcaattactaaaaaatttaatattattatgaattttcttgaatcttattttaaaaaatgtcttATATGTAAAGTGAAAAGTAGGATATGGTCGAAGAAgttaatgtattaaaaaaaaaggaccTTTTTGACTTCATCTTGAATGTAAATTGGGTGGTGAGTACTCCAAGTAGCTAAACATTGTTTGACAGAATGCTGAATATCTCTTGTGATTCGAGCTTTGAATTGTGGAGATCGCAAGAACCCTCCAAGGAGTGCATGAAGTTTCCTATGCATGTTTCCATTCATTTGAAGTATAGAGTGTTCTCCCATAAGTTCTCTAATTGATTTTGGATAAGCAGGGATGAAGATGTTCCCTTGGTTCTGTAGAATCACTTTGTTCACTTCTGGGTCTGTTGACACAATTACACCACTTCCCAAAATGCTTGTCTTAAACACATTACCATACCTGCGTGTGTGTATACATACATTATGAGATCTTGGAGtataaaaattagataaattatAGTACATGATTGTTCAGAGTTAAAAAAGGACTTGGATTCCTAAATTAGATTACTTAAATTGTGGctataacaaatttaaaaaacttatagTAGTGGGCAAATCCAAGCAATTAGATAGAAATTAGACTAGTCATGTTATCTTGGAATTTGGAAATGATGTTGGAACTTAAACATTTTATCTAATGA contains:
- the LOC101509993 gene encoding 3-epi-6-deoxocathasterone 23-monooxygenase CYP90C1-like — protein: MGWIIGLWSLIGVFLCWWFLCVKKDNINVMKKKNKGKVPKGNKGWPLLGETLDFIACGYTSNPVSFMEKRKSLYGNVFKTSILGSGVIVSTDPEVNKVILQNQGNIFIPAYPKSIRELMGEHSILQMNGNMHRKLHALLGGFLRSPQFKARITRDIQHSVKQCLATWSTHHPIYIQDEVKKITFTILVKVLMSIDPGEDLCMLKSEFEEFIKGLICLPFKFPGTRLYKSLKAKERMMKIVQRIIEERNHNHKNINEANDIVDVLLKDYKDDESNTISWKNMSENIIEMMIPGEETLPTAMTMAVKFLSDYPLVLSKLLEENMEMKRNKNWSDDYAWTDYLSLQFTQNVISETLRMANIVNAIWRKAIKDVDIKGYLIPKDWCVVASLTSVHLDDINYENPLEFDPWRWEKIGSGSRNNCFTPFGGGQRLCPGIELSRLELSIFLHHLVTTYRWAAEKDEIIYFPTVKMKRKLPINVTKINT